In one Drosophila pseudoobscura strain MV-25-SWS-2005 chromosome X, UCI_Dpse_MV25, whole genome shotgun sequence genomic region, the following are encoded:
- the LOC4814670 gene encoding uncharacterized protein isoform X1, translating into MRAFRQAAKAINCIRYKQKDKRPYAEVRLLDQTVLGLLDTGAAISVIGGKLAERVIQSRIPFKRGVLNASTADGRRQEVVGRLRTPVQYKGAVKDLELHIIPSLSQDLYLGIDFWSSFDLLPPSMSLAEIVHEPQNLSRGEMDQLQATINLFPSFSVSGLGKTALLSHSIDVGDAKAVKQRHFPVSPAVEKLLYAEIDRMLSLGVIEESDSAWSSPVVLVQKPGKVRLCLDSRKVNAVTKKDAYPLPQIDGILGRLPKAMFISSLDLKDAYWQVPLEPSSRDKTAFTVPGKPLYQYKVMPFGLTNASQTMTRLMDKVIPASLRNEVFVYLDDLLIVSDSFESHRRVLSEVASYIKAAGLTLNVEKSKFCMKSVRYLGHIVGEGVIRTDPDKISAMSDFPLPKSLKSLRRFLGMVGWYRKFISNFASVAAPLTDLLKPRQKFSMTPAGQEAFEKLKEMLCSAPVLRSPDFSKPFYVHCDASKTGVGGVLVQKTPEGDEYPIAFVSKKLNKAQKNYSVTEQECLAAIVCINKFRAYIEGHEFTVITDHASLKWLMSQTDLHSRLARWALKLQSFSFKIEHRSGRLNVVPDALSRVNEEEVATLDASNGLLVDLESPEFKAEDYVEIVERVRANIDKLPDLKIVDNLLYRRSDHATGEVLHDVFIWKLWIPQGLVVDVLRNAHDNPLASHGGIHKTLERIRRYYYWPGLVADVKKYIQACDVCKTTKAPNTIQRPKIGIAPESQRFFQKLYVDFLGPYPRSRSGHIGIFIVLDHYSKYVFLKAVKKLTADVVVKYMQQDLFHAFGVPETIVSDNGTQFKSEAFQKLLREYKVSHTLTALYAPQANASERVNRSVIAAIRSYVREDQKDWDEHLSSICCALRSAVHASLNATPYYMVFGQHFITSGATYKLLRALRVMDDRSAVFSREDSLDLVRSKALEVMKKQNDKNERQYNLRARDISYNVGQEVFRRNFRQSNFQSGYSAKLGPAFLKARVKKKIGQAYYELEDLQGRYVGRFHAKDLRQ; encoded by the coding sequence ATGAGAGCGTTCCGGCAGGCGGCGAAAGCGATAAATTGCATTCGTTACAAGCAGAAGGACAAGCGTCCATATGCGGAAGTTCGCCTGTTGGATCAAACGGTCCTTGGTCTATTGGACACCGGAGCAGCTATAAGTGTTATAGGCGGAAAGTTAGCAGAACGCGTAATCCAAAGCCGAATTCCTTTTAAGAGAGGAGTTCTAAATGCTTCCACTGCGGATGGACGGAGGCAAGAGGTAGTGGGACGACTGCGGACACCGGTGCAGTATAAGGGTGCAGTGAAGGACCTTGAGCTGCACATTATTCCATCGCTCAGCCAGGACCTGTATTTAGGGATCGATTTTTGGTCGAGTTTCGATTTATTGCCACCCAGCATGTCGCTGGCAGAGATAGTTCATGAACCGCAGAACCTCAGCCGAGGGGAAATGGATCAGTTGCAAGCGACCATCAATTTATTTCCTTCGTTTTCCGTGTCCGGTCTAGGAAAGACGGCCCTGCTTTCGCATTCAATTGATGTAGGTGATGCAAAAGCCGTGAAGCAGAGACACTTCCCTGTATCTCCTGCGGTAGAGAAATTGTTATATGCGGAGATAGATCGGATGCTCAGCTTAGGGGTGATAGAGGAATCCGATAGTGCGTGGTCATCACCGGTAGTATTGGTGCAGAAGCCAGGGAAGGTGAGGCTATGTTTGGATAGTAGGAAAGTTAACGCGGTGACCAAAAAGGACGCGTATCCGTTACCACAAATTGATGGGATTTTAGGACGTCTTCCTAAGGCGATGTTTATTTCGAGCCTGGATCTTAAGGATGCCTATTGGCAAGTTCCCTTAGAGCCGAGCTCACGCGATAAAACAGCGTTCACGGTTCCGGGCAAACCTCTCTACCAGTATAAGGTGATGCCTTTTGGTCTCACTAACGCTTCGCAGACCATGACAAGGCTGATGGACAAGGTAATTCCGGCCAGTTTAAGAAATGAAGTTTTTGTGTACCTGGACGACCTTTTGATTGTGTCGGACAGTTTTGAGTCACATCGGAGGGTGTTGAGTGAAGTGGCAAGTTACATAAAAGCGGCAGGGTTAACGCTGAATGTGGAGAAAAGCAAGTTTTGCATGAAGTCAGTGCGGTATTTGGGGCATATAGTAGGTGAAGGGGTGATTCGTACAGATCCGGATAAGATTTCGGCTATGTCCGATTTTCCTTTGCCAAAATCCCTAAAGTCTCTGCGTCGCTTCCTAGGTATGGTAGGCTGGTACCGGAAGTTTATAAGCAACTTCGCATCGGTAGCCGCGCCTCTCACGGACTTGCTCAAACCTAGACAGAAATTTTCAATGACTCCAGCGGGTCAGGAGGCTTTTGAAAAGTTGAAGGAGATGCTTTGCTCAGCGCCAGTTTTGCGTAGTCCTGATTTTAGCAAACCATTCTATGTTCACTGCGACGCTAGCAAGACAGGCGTTGGGGGAGTGCTGGTGCAGAAGACACCGGAGGGGGACGAATATCCGATTGCGTTTGTATCGAAAAAACTCAACAAAGCCCAAAAGAATTATTCGGTCACCGAACAAGAATGTCTGGCCGCAATAGTTTGCATAAATAAGTTCAGAGCTTACATCGAGGGGCATGAATTTACTGTAATCACTGATCACGCCTCCTTGAAGTGGCTCATGTCACAAACTGACTTACACTCACGTCTAGCCCGGTGGGCATTAAAGCTGCAGAGTTTCTCGTTTAAAATCGAGCATCGTAGCGGCAGGCTTAATGTGGTTCCGGATGCTCTTTCTCGCGTAAATGAGGAGGAAGTGGCGACTCTAGACGCGAGCAATGGGTTGTTGGTGGATTTGGAATCGCCAGAATTCAAGGCAGAAGATTACGTGGAGATCGTAGAAAGGGTTAGGGCCAATATTGATAAGTTGCCAGATCTCAAAATTGTAGATAACTTGTTGTATCGTAGGTCAGATCACGCAACAGGAGAGGTGCTACATGATGTGTTCATTTGGAAACTCTGGATTCCTCAAGGGTTAGTGGTTGATGTTTTGCGTAACGCGCACGACAATCCACTGGCTTCCCATGGAGGCATTCACAAAACCCTAGAAAGGATACGGCGGTATTATTACTGGCCTGGTTTGGTTGCCGATGTGAAGAAGTATATCCAGGCTTGTGATGTCTGCAAGACTACCAAGGCCCCCAATACAATCCAGAGACCGAAGATTGGAATTGCGCCCGAGTCACAACGTTTCTTCCAGAAATTATATGTAGATTTCCTGGGGCCATATCCCCGTTCAAGAAGTGGACATATAGGCATCTTTATCGTCCTCGATCACTATTCTAAATATGTGTTTCTTAAGGCAGTGAAGAAGTTGACCGCGGACGTGGTAGTCAAGTACATGCAGCAAGATCTTTTTCATGCTTTCGGGGTTCCGGAGACAATAGTATCCGACAATGGCACACAATTTAAGTCTGAGGCATTCCAAAAGCTACTCCGGGAATATAAAGTTTCGCACACTCTCACGGCCCTGTACGCACCCCAAGCTAATGCTTCCGAACGTGTAAATCGCTCGGTGATTGCAGCAATCCGATCTTACGTGCGCGAGGATCAGAAGGACTGGGACGAGCACCTCAGCAGCATTTGCTGCGCATTGCGTTCTGCGGTGCATGCAAGTCTGAATGCAACTCCTTATTATATGGTGTTCGGACAGCATTTCATCACTTCCGGGGCAACATACAAGCTTCTGAGAGCATTGCGGGTGATGGATGACAGGTCAGCAGTTTTCTCGCGGGAGGATTCATTAGACTTGGTTCGAAGCAAGGCTCTAGAAGTCATGAAAAAACAGAATGATAAAAATGAACGGCAGTACAACTTACGGGCTAGAGACATATCCTACAATGTCGGTCAGGAGGTGTTCCGAAGAAATTTCAGGCAGAGCAATTTTCAGTCAGGGTACAGCGCGAAGTTGGGTCCGGCCTTTCTGAAGGCCAGGGTCAAAAAGAAGATAGGGCAGGCCTACTATGAGTTAGAGGATTTGCAGGGTCGTTATGTAGGACGGTTTCACGCGAAAGATCTTCGTCAGTAA